In Arsenicicoccus dermatophilus, a genomic segment contains:
- a CDS encoding peptide MFS transporter has protein sequence MATVHDPSPASPPTRSSREDRGFLGHPGGLAWIFQIELWERFSYYGMKAILLYFIVDTIANGGLGIPKSTGEAVVATYGAAVYLLAIPGGLAADRLLGAWRSTFYGGVIIMLGHICLALPATATAWLGICLVAFGTGFIKPNLSTMVGELYDQDDPRRDGGFQIFYMAVNIGAFFSPLVVAALKERWGYHVGFSAAAVGMAFALVTFLLSRKTLHGIGMTVPNPLTGKDRSRLALVTVAVVVCTGLMYLLFSALEGGETTSAIVDTVAALSILAGIGYFWMMFRSPQVTANERSHLAAYLPMWVGGVMFFMIFEQASVKMATFASDNTQLSLGGMKINPEWYQSVNPFAIVILAPLVGWFFTRRAGRFPQTPAKFALAVTLIGLSALLMGWAYTMWPGGDRLSPAYFLAMVFVVQTVAELFLSPVGLSATTMLAPKAFASQAMALWLLTSAVGQGVAALLIKGMATLSDATFYYTLGAMTLVCSLILFGLVPWTQRKMKDVEDMRREAADSARAARAH, from the coding sequence ATGGCCACCGTCCACGACCCATCCCCCGCCAGCCCACCGACCCGCTCGTCCCGGGAGGACCGAGGCTTCCTCGGTCACCCGGGTGGCCTCGCCTGGATCTTCCAGATCGAGCTGTGGGAGCGCTTCTCCTACTACGGCATGAAGGCGATCCTGCTGTACTTCATCGTCGACACGATCGCCAACGGTGGCCTGGGGATCCCCAAGTCCACCGGCGAGGCCGTGGTGGCGACGTACGGCGCGGCCGTCTACCTGCTCGCGATCCCCGGCGGGCTCGCGGCCGACCGGCTCCTCGGCGCCTGGCGGTCGACGTTCTACGGCGGGGTCATCATCATGCTCGGCCACATCTGCCTGGCCCTGCCCGCCACGGCGACCGCCTGGCTGGGCATCTGCCTGGTGGCCTTCGGCACCGGCTTCATCAAGCCCAACCTGTCGACCATGGTCGGTGAGCTCTACGACCAGGACGACCCCCGTCGCGACGGCGGCTTCCAGATCTTCTACATGGCCGTCAACATCGGCGCGTTCTTCTCCCCCCTGGTCGTGGCCGCGCTCAAGGAGCGGTGGGGCTACCACGTCGGCTTCTCCGCCGCCGCCGTGGGCATGGCCTTCGCCCTGGTCACCTTCCTGCTGAGCCGCAAGACCCTCCACGGCATCGGGATGACCGTCCCGAATCCCCTGACCGGCAAGGACCGGTCCCGCCTGGCCCTGGTCACCGTCGCGGTCGTCGTGTGCACCGGGCTGATGTACCTGCTGTTCTCCGCCCTCGAGGGCGGAGAGACCACCTCCGCGATCGTCGACACCGTCGCGGCGCTGTCGATCCTGGCCGGCATCGGCTACTTCTGGATGATGTTCCGCAGCCCGCAGGTCACCGCCAACGAGCGCAGCCACCTGGCGGCCTACCTGCCGATGTGGGTCGGCGGCGTGATGTTCTTCATGATCTTCGAGCAGGCCTCGGTCAAGATGGCGACCTTCGCCTCGGACAACACCCAGCTGTCCCTGGGGGGCATGAAGATCAACCCCGAGTGGTACCAGTCGGTCAACCCCTTCGCGATCGTCATCCTGGCCCCCCTCGTCGGGTGGTTCTTCACCCGCCGCGCCGGCCGCTTCCCGCAGACCCCGGCGAAGTTCGCCCTCGCGGTCACCCTCATCGGCCTGAGCGCCCTGCTCATGGGCTGGGCCTACACCATGTGGCCGGGCGGCGACCGTCTCTCGCCGGCCTACTTCCTCGCCATGGTCTTCGTCGTGCAGACCGTCGCCGAGCTCTTCCTGTCCCCCGTCGGCCTGTCCGCCACGACGATGCTCGCTCCCAAGGCCTTCGCCAGCCAGGCCATGGCGCTGTGGCTGCTGACGTCCGCCGTCGGTCAGGGCGTCGCGGCCCTGCTCATCAAGGGCATGGCCACGCTCTCCGACGCGACGTTCTACTACACCCTGGGTGCGATGACCCTCGTCTGCTCGCTGATCCTCTTCGGGCTCGTCCCCTGGACCCAGCGCAAGATGAAGGACGTCGAGGACATGCGCCGCGAGGCCGCCGACTCCGCGCGGGCGGCTCGCGCCCACTGA
- a CDS encoding GNAT family N-acetyltransferase — protein sequence MRSNERDQPIGDDVWGWHPVVLPRGVRLVGHEVTLVDLTADHVPDLFELTCGEGDEGLWTYMTAGPFRTTTELAAHLRTLMDNPTQIPLAIVGNETGRVVGTASWQRANVVDGVIEVGTILYSPEMQHHRGGTEAMYLMARHAIDELGYRRYEWKCDDLNAGSRAAAERYGFTYEGTFRKHMVYKGRNRDTAWYAMTDDDWRRLRPVYEQWLADDNFDEQGRQRTRLSELTAAALGR from the coding sequence GTGCGCAGCAACGAGCGTGACCAGCCCATCGGGGACGACGTCTGGGGTTGGCACCCGGTCGTCCTCCCGCGCGGGGTCCGGCTCGTCGGGCACGAGGTCACCCTCGTGGACCTGACGGCGGACCACGTGCCCGACCTGTTCGAGCTGACGTGCGGCGAGGGCGACGAGGGGTTGTGGACGTACATGACGGCCGGGCCCTTCCGCACCACCACCGAGCTGGCGGCCCACCTGCGCACGCTGATGGACAACCCGACGCAGATCCCCCTGGCGATCGTCGGCAACGAGACGGGCCGGGTGGTCGGCACCGCGTCCTGGCAGCGGGCCAACGTGGTCGACGGGGTCATCGAGGTCGGCACCATCCTCTACTCGCCCGAGATGCAGCACCACCGTGGCGGCACCGAGGCGATGTACCTCATGGCGCGGCACGCCATCGACGAGCTCGGCTACCGGCGCTACGAGTGGAAGTGCGACGACCTCAACGCCGGATCCCGGGCGGCGGCGGAGCGCTACGGCTTCACCTACGAGGGCACCTTCCGCAAGCACATGGTCTACAAGGGCCGCAACCGCGACACCGCGTGGTACGCCATGACCGACGACGACTGGCGTCGCCTGCGGCCGGTCTACGAGCAGTGGCTGGCCGACGACAACTTCGACGAGCAGGGGCGCCAGCGGACACGGCTGTCCGAGCTCACGGCGGCGGCTCTGGGACGCTGA